The genomic segment ACACCTGCAATAGTTGCAGCTCTTTGCAATGATATTGCCCCGCTTATGCAGTGGGTTAATATTCGTAAATCCAGGAATGCCATTGAGTTTGATCTGCTGATAACAAAAATGCAGACAGAGCTTGTAATGGGAAGCGCCGGTTTTGAAAATTTGAAAAATGTCTTTTTAAATCAGATCAGCCAGCTGCAAATGATTTTAAACCCTGTTAAGGAAAAAGCAGAGATAATAAAAAAAGTCTGGTCTGCCGGGTTCTGGAATGGTGTTACAACAGATGATCTTGAATATATGCGGGAAGAACTCAGAGGCATTATGCAGTACCGGCAAAAAGACACACCGCCTGAACAAATTACTAAAATCATAGATATTCAAGATATTGGTGATGAATATCAGGCCAGAACAACAAATCTTGAAACCATTGACATGCAGGCTTACAGGCTTCGTGTGGAAGATGCGCTTAATGAATTGTTTGTTTCTAATCCGACCCTTCAGAAAATAAAAAACGGCGAAACAGTCAGTCAGGATGATCTTAACGCTCTTACCTCTCTGGTTCTTACCCAGCATCCCGGAGTTGACCTTAATATTCTCAAAGATTTCTACAAAGATACGGCCATGCCCCTGGATAATATTATCCGTTCCATTATCGGCATGGATATTGAAACGGTTAAACAGAGATTTGCAGATTTTGTGAGCAGGCATCCGGGGCTGACTGCAAAGCAGACCCGTTTCCTGGGACTGCTCCAACACCATATCAGCCGCAATGGTTCCATTGAAATAGAGCGGCTGTATGAAGACCCTTTTATCACCATTGACAGCAACGGCCCAGACGGGGTATTTCCCCACAGCAGCCAGATAGATGATTTGATAAGCATAATTGAAACATTTAATCCAAAAAAAGAAAAGGAAGAAATTAAATATAATGCCGACAATTAAGAATATACCCGGCCCTTACCGTTTTTTCTTTTACAGCTTTGACTGCAATGAACCAAAGCATGTACATATTCAAAGGGAAAAAATGGTAAGCAAGTTCTGGTTAGAACCGCTGGTTTTTGCTGATAACCGGGGATTCTCTCCAAGAGAATTAAACATTATACGAAAAATCATTAAAAATAATATTAATAAGATAAAGGAGGAATGGCATGAGCATTGCGGTTAATATAATTGAACCCCAGATACAGGATATTAAAGTTACTGAGGACGAAATAACAGCCTGTCTTATGGACGGCAGAACTATCAGTGTTCCCCTTGCATGGTCATGGCGTTTGTCAGAGGCAACAAAAGAACAAAGAAATCACTTTGAAATAATCGGAGACGGTCAGGGAGTTCACTGGCCTGATATTGATGAAGATATCAGTGTCCGCGGAATGCTTTACGGAGTACCTGCACGAAAATTTGAAAAAATAGAGAAGCTTGCATCATGATTACAGGAGAATTAAGAAATCAGATTGACAAACTCTGGACAGAATTCTGGACAGGCGGGATTACCAATCCCCTGACTGTTATTGAACAGATTTCCTTTCTTATGTTTGCCAGGCTTTTGGATATTACGGAAACACGTAATGAAAAAAAGGCTGAGCGGACAAAAAAGCCTTTTAAAAAGCTTTTTGATGAGAAAAAGCAGGATCGGCGATGGTCGCACTTTAAAAACATGCCTGCACAGGAAATGCTGGTGCATGTGAGGGACAAGGTATTTCCTGAATTTAAAAAAATTGCCGAAGCCGGTGTGCCATACGGCCAGTATATGAAAGATGCCCAGTTATTAATCCAGAAGCCCAACCTGCTGGTCTCTGCTGTAAACATGGTTGACGATCTTCCTTTAACCGAGGGTGACAGCAAGGGCGATCTGTATGAATATCTTCTCAGCAAGCTGACAACAGCCGGTATTAACGGACAGTTCAGAACCCCGCGCCATATTATACGCAAGATGGTGGAAATAACAGACCCGAAAATCGGGGAGGTTGTGGGTGATCCTGCCTGCGGAACAGGCGGGTTTCTTGTGGGGATTATGGAGCATCTCCTGGAGAAAAATACGTCAACACAGGGTATTATTGAAAGCGATGACGGTAAAAAGACCTTTACTGGTGATATGCTCAAGGATGCAGACAGAAAGCATATTAGAAACAGGATGTTTCACGGGTTTGATTTTGACGGAACCATGCTGCGGATTGCAGTTATGAACCTGCTTTTACACGGCATTGATGCTCCTGAAATCCATTATCAGGATACCATGAGCAACAACTTTACTGAGCGTTTCCCAAAAATGTCAGAGGATTTTTTTGACGTTATCCTTGCAAATCCGCCGTTTAAAGGCAGTCTGGATTTTGATGATGTGCATCCTGATCTGTTGAGAAAGGTGAAAACCAAAAAAACGGAACTGCTTTTTGTTGTTCTGATTTTGAAAATGATGAAAATCGGGGGAAGGTCTGCTACCATTGTGCCTGACGGGGTGCTGTTCGGGTCTTCAAATGCTCATCTGGCTTTGCGGGAAATGCTGGTGGATGACAACCAGTTGGAGGCTGTGATCTCCCTGCCTTCGGGCGTGTTTAAGCCCTATGCGGGTGTATCAACCGGTATCCTGGTTTTTACCAAAGGGGGAAAAACAAAGGATGTGTTTTATTATGATGTACAGGCAGACGGGTTTTCCCTGGATGATAAACGGACAAAGATTGACAATGACGACCTGCCGGATTTGATAAATCGGTGGCAAAAGCGAAATCCAAAAAAAGACACGGACAGGACAGGCAAGGCGTTTTTTGTTCCTGCTGATGAGATAAGAAAGAATAAATATGACCTTTCCATCAACCGGTATAAAGAGATTGTGTATGAGGAAGATGAATATGATCCGCCAAAGGAGATATTGGCAAGGATGAAGGACTTGGAGATGGAGATTATGGCGGATATGGATGAGCTTGAGGGGATGTTGGGATGAAGCGAACATGGGAACAAGTTAAATTAACTGAGATATGTTCACCCAAACAATGGCGAACAATTTCAATGAATAATCTAAAAAAATCCGGTTATCCTGTTTACGGTGCAAACGGGAAAATTGGTTTTTATAACGATTATAACCATGAACAACCAACAATTCTAATAACATGTCGAGGTGCAACCTGTGGAACTATAAATATCTGTGAGCCATTTTCATATGTTACTGGTAATGCAATGTCACTTGATAATCTTAATGAAAATAGAGTCAATCTAAAGTATCTTTATTATTGTCTTGGAAATTTTGGCCTACAAAACATAATAACAGGCACGGCTCAACCTCAAATAACAAGACAAAGTTTAGATTATGTTTCTTTACCTTTACCTTCTTTACAAGAACAAAAACGCATCGCCGCCATCCTCGACAAAGCCGATGCCATCCGCCGCAAACGCCAGCAGGCCATTCAACTGGCAGATGAGTTTTTGCGGTCGGTGTTTTTGGATATGTTTGGAGACCCGGTTACTAATCCGAAGGGGTGGGAGGTAAAGAGTCTTGGTGAAAATTTAGATTTTCTTACAAGTGGGTCAAGAGGATGGGCTAAATATTACAGTAATGAAGGTGAAAAGTTTCTTCGGATTCAGAATATTGGAAAAAACAAATTGTTTAAAAATGATATGGCATTTGTTAAACCTCCCAATAGTGCCGAAGCGAAAAGAACAAAAGTCAAGTCAGGAGATATATTGATCAGTATTACCGCAGACTTGGGACGAACAGCAGTAGTACCTGATAACTTTGGAACTGCATACATTAATCAGCATCTTGCAATAATTCGAGTTAAAAACTTAAATTCAATTTATCTGTCTGAGTATTTAGCATCTCAAGGTGGGCAGGTTCAAATTCAGAAGCTAAATCGCCAAGGTGTAAAAGCAGGTTTGAACTTTGATGATATTAAAAGTCTCAAAATTTTGATACCTCCTTTAGACCTTCAGAAAAAATATGAACAAATTTGGTTAAATAGATATAAGTTTAAAGAAAACTATGACCAGTTGACAAAAAAAAGCGGAGAAATATTCAACTCCCTAACCCAACGCGCCTTCCGGGGCGAACTTTGAACCATGATTAAATGATTCACATGATGAACCATGATTTTCATAGTAAATCATTTAATCATGAGAATCATGGTTCAAGAACAACATCAGTCAAGGAGAAACTAATATGGAACAACCTGTAACAATAGAAATACCCCGCGAGTGGATAAAAGGTCTGCCAGATGAAGAGCTGACTTACAGACATATTATCCGGCTTGGAATAAAACAGGTAAAAATTGAACGTGCAATAAAATTATACCGTGACGGAGTAGGCTCACCAGGTTATATCTGCGAACAAATGGGAATCACAAAACACGACCTGGTTCATGAAATGAAATTACGCAATATCGAACCTGATTTTTCCGAACAAACTGTTCAAGAGGAACTTATGCTGTGAAAAAAAAAGTCGTAATTGGAGGTGATGGACGATTAAATCAAATCTTTCTTGCATTATGGTCATCCAGAAATGGTTTAACTGAAGACAGTTTGAAAGAAGTCACGATATTTTCCATTGAAGAACCTGAAGCACATTTACATCCCCATCAACAAAGGAAGTTAGCAGATTATTTAAACACATCTCTTAATGGTCAGGTATTATTGACATCTCATTCGCCTCAAATAGCATCAGAATTCAGCCCAAATTCAATTGTTAGACTTCTTTATAATAACGGTACAACAAAAGCAGCATCAAATGGTTGTTCTACAATTATTGATGAAGCATTTATTGATTTTGGATACCGCCTTAGTATTATACCAGCAGAAGCTTTTTTCTCTGATGTTGTATTTTTGATCGAAGGAGCATCTGAAGAATTGTTTTACAAGACTTTATCAAAGCAACTTGATATTGATTTAGACAGATTGAACATAAGCATACTTATGGTAGATGGTATCGGGTTTAGAACTTTTATTAATATTCTGAATAGCCTTGAACTTCAGTGGATTCTAAGGACTGATAACGATATTTTCAAGATACCAAATAAGGAGGAATATCGGTTTGCAGGTATTCAAAGATGCATTAAATATTATAAAGATTTCTTGGAATTTAATAAACATACTGAAAAACTTCTATTAGAACATGAAACAAATTTACAATGGTCAGGCACAAAACAGGCAGATAAATTAAACTTAGATTCAGCTAATATTATTATAAAAGAACTTGAAAAATATGGCTTTTATATATCAAATAAAGATTTAGAAAATGATTTATTCAATAGTCCATTGAGTTCCGATATTCAAAAGTTTTTTGAAAATTCAGATAATGAAGACATAATAGATAAAATGCAAAAAAGAAAAGCTACATTTTTTTATAAATTTTTAAAAGAGAATAAGGAATCTCTTTCAAAATTAAGAGATGATGCTATTTCAAAACCTTTACTAAAATGTAAAAGCATTATTCGCATTATTCATGATGAAGCCAACTGATCAACAAAAATTAATTTTTGATTATGACGGTAATTCAGTTGTAATCGCAGCTCCTGGAAGTGGCAAAACATTTGTTTTATCTCAGAAAATTAAACATAATTTAAAATCATTACACGATCATCAAGGAATAATAGCTATTTCCTACACAAACAAAGCCAGTAATGAATTAAAAAGTAGAAGTTTATCAAATGGTGAAAATCCAAAGAGTTCATTTTTTGGAACGATAGACAGATTTTATCTTTCAGAAATAATAATTCCTTTCGCGAAACAATTATTTGGAATTCCAATAAACGAAATAACGATTACAAAATATTCATCTCTCCCAAATGATGAAAAGGAGGATTATATTTGGGATAGTAGAAAATTAAAGTTTGCCCAAATAGATGATAGTAAAATTGATGTTTTTAAAAACTATTTTCTCAAAGGAATAATACTAATCGAAACAATAGGTGTCTTTGCAGACTTTGTATTTTCAAATTCAATAGCATGTCAAAAATACATTAAGGCCAGATATAAATATATTTACATTGATGAATATCAAGATTCGGGTTTTGAACAACATCAAATATTTTTAAAGATAATGGGACTTGACGCAATTGCAGTTGCAGTTGGTGACTTGAATCAATCAATTTACGCTTTTTCGGGAAAAGATTCAAAATATCTTCAAGAATTGTCAGCAAACGATAATTTTAAGTACTTTAAGCTTGATAAAAATCACAGATGTCATCCTTCAATAATTAATTATTCAAATTACCTTCTTAATACTAAGACTGAATTAATTCCTGTTGATGAAAATCAAATTTTTTTTACTATAATTACTGGTAATGAAATTTCAATTGCTGAATGGATAGATGAAAAAATTGATTCTATTCAAAAAATATTCAATGTTGAATAACGAATTAAATATTTTGACAATTCACAAGTCAAAGGGACTTGAATATGATGTAATAATCCATCTGGATATGTACGAATGGGTATTCCCAAATAAACGACCGGGACCAAATAAAGATTTCAATAATCCTACTTATGGCGATTGGAATCAAGATTTGAATTTACATTATGTGGGATTAACAAGGGCAAGAAAAGGCTGTATTCTGGTTTCAAGTACTGAAAGAACTAATTATGAAAATAAACAAAAAAAAGCCAATGATTCAGAATTTGTTTGGCTAAATAGTATTAAAAAATTAAGATATATATCAAAATAAATAACTGTAAATGCTGAATACAAGGAGTAACTTTGAAAGGAGTATTTGCTGAAATAATTCTGAAAAAAATAAGAGGGCACAAATGATCAAATACATTCAACTAACAAACGCAGGCCCAGCCCCAGGAATCAACCTGAATTTTGCCCCCCGCTTAAATCTCCTGACCGGGGATAACGGACTTGGCAAAACCTTTGTCCTGGATACTGCATGGTGGACAATTACCCAAACCTGGGCTGAACAGCCCATTTTACCCGGACGGGAAACCGAAAATATCCCGCTGATAGGTTTTGAAATTTCTGATCCATCAGGTAAGTTGAGAAAATTCTCATCAACCTTTGATTTTCAATCTCAGACATGGTCAGAACCCAAAGACCTTTTTTTTCCTGAAACTCTGGTAATATATGCAAGAGTTAACGGCGGAATATCGGTTTTTGATCCACTGCGGAACCGTACCTCAAAAAGACAAGATGTTTCAGATCAGGACGAAGATATGGATAGCTCTCCGAGATCGTCTTTGCATAAAAGAGCTGATGCCTATCATTTTAAACGAAATGAAATCTGGAACGGCCTGAGCATGGGAGACAGGGTTTTGTGCAATGGCCTGATACGCGACTGGGTTACATGGCAGTATCAAAAGGAAAATATTTTCAAATCATTCAAAGAAATACTGAAACTGCTTTCCCCAGGAAAAGGTGAAACCATCATTTGAGGTTGAAAAGAAGTTGCAAAACTTGTCAAGGATGTTTTTAAACTGCAATACAGGGTATAATAAACATTATCTCAATAAACAAATATTATCGTGTCAAGTTTAAAAAACTTGAAAGTCGAGTTATAGGTTCAAAAAATGATTTTAAAACATTCTCAATTAACATTGCCTGAATTTCCTGTAAAAAAAGAGCGGGAAAAGAATAACAGACAAATTAATAAGTTAAACAAGAAAGATAGAAAATTTCATGATTGGTATCGATTTGTATTATCTTTTCCACCTCATTTAGTTCGTGATTATTTAGATGATTTTAAATTAGATAATAATCATAAAGTATTAGACCCGTTTTGTGGTACCGGCACAA from the Desulfonema limicola genome contains:
- a CDS encoding DUF4160 domain-containing protein gives rise to the protein MPTIKNIPGPYRFFFYSFDCNEPKHVHIQREKMVSKFWLEPLVFADNRGFSPRELNIIRKIIKNNINKIKEEWHEHCG
- a CDS encoding DUF2442 domain-containing protein, which encodes MSIAVNIIEPQIQDIKVTEDEITACLMDGRTISVPLAWSWRLSEATKEQRNHFEIIGDGQGVHWPDIDEDISVRGMLYGVPARKFEKIEKLAS
- a CDS encoding type I restriction-modification system subunit M, which translates into the protein MITGELRNQIDKLWTEFWTGGITNPLTVIEQISFLMFARLLDITETRNEKKAERTKKPFKKLFDEKKQDRRWSHFKNMPAQEMLVHVRDKVFPEFKKIAEAGVPYGQYMKDAQLLIQKPNLLVSAVNMVDDLPLTEGDSKGDLYEYLLSKLTTAGINGQFRTPRHIIRKMVEITDPKIGEVVGDPACGTGGFLVGIMEHLLEKNTSTQGIIESDDGKKTFTGDMLKDADRKHIRNRMFHGFDFDGTMLRIAVMNLLLHGIDAPEIHYQDTMSNNFTERFPKMSEDFFDVILANPPFKGSLDFDDVHPDLLRKVKTKKTELLFVVLILKMMKIGGRSATIVPDGVLFGSSNAHLALREMLVDDNQLEAVISLPSGVFKPYAGVSTGILVFTKGGKTKDVFYYDVQADGFSLDDKRTKIDNDDLPDLINRWQKRNPKKDTDRTGKAFFVPADEIRKNKYDLSINRYKEIVYEEDEYDPPKEILARMKDLEMEIMADMDELEGMLG
- a CDS encoding restriction endonuclease subunit S, whose protein sequence is MKRTWEQVKLTEICSPKQWRTISMNNLKKSGYPVYGANGKIGFYNDYNHEQPTILITCRGATCGTINICEPFSYVTGNAMSLDNLNENRVNLKYLYYCLGNFGLQNIITGTAQPQITRQSLDYVSLPLPSLQEQKRIAAILDKADAIRRKRQQAIQLADEFLRSVFLDMFGDPVTNPKGWEVKSLGENLDFLTSGSRGWAKYYSNEGEKFLRIQNIGKNKLFKNDMAFVKPPNSAEAKRTKVKSGDILISITADLGRTAVVPDNFGTAYINQHLAIIRVKNLNSIYLSEYLASQGGQVQIQKLNRQGVKAGLNFDDIKSLKILIPPLDLQKKYEQIWLNRYKFKENYDQLTKKSGEIFNSLTQRAFRGEL
- a CDS encoding ATP-dependent nuclease, giving the protein MKKKVVIGGDGRLNQIFLALWSSRNGLTEDSLKEVTIFSIEEPEAHLHPHQQRKLADYLNTSLNGQVLLTSHSPQIASEFSPNSIVRLLYNNGTTKAASNGCSTIIDEAFIDFGYRLSIIPAEAFFSDVVFLIEGASEELFYKTLSKQLDIDLDRLNISILMVDGIGFRTFINILNSLELQWILRTDNDIFKIPNKEEYRFAGIQRCIKYYKDFLEFNKHTEKLLLEHETNLQWSGTKQADKLNLDSANIIIKELEKYGFYISNKDLENDLFNSPLSSDIQKFFENSDNEDIIDKMQKRKATFFYKFLKENKESLSKLRDDAISKPLLKCKSIIRIIHDEAN
- a CDS encoding UvrD-helicase domain-containing protein; amino-acid sequence: MMKPTDQQKLIFDYDGNSVVIAAPGSGKTFVLSQKIKHNLKSLHDHQGIIAISYTNKASNELKSRSLSNGENPKSSFFGTIDRFYLSEIIIPFAKQLFGIPINEITITKYSSLPNDEKEDYIWDSRKLKFAQIDDSKIDVFKNYFLKGIILIETIGVFADFVFSNSIACQKYIKARYKYIYIDEYQDSGFEQHQIFLKIMGLDAIAVAVGDLNQSIYAFSGKDSKYLQELSANDNFKYFKLDKNHRCHPSIINYSNYLLNTKTELIPVDENQIFFTIITGNEISIAEWIDEKIDSIQKIFNVE
- a CDS encoding 3'-5' exonuclease, yielding MKKLILFKKYSMLNNELNILTIHKSKGLEYDVIIHLDMYEWVFPNKRPGPNKDFNNPTYGDWNQDLNLHYVGLTRARKGCILVSSTERTNYENKQKKANDSEFVWLNSIKKLRYISK